The window CACAACTACataaaaaaaccaaaaaatatATGTAAGATTTATCCTTTtggtgtttttttttattaacataTATCTTCTTACAATTGGAAAACATTGCCCGAGAATCACACTTCTATAGGTACATGGATATATTCACGTTAAATGTCTGCTTATTCTATTTAATGAATTTACATGCAAGAAAATAACTTCAGGTGAATTGGTCTATAGTGACTGAGCAATCAAGAATAAAATGAAGCCGACCTCATGCATAGTGTTGAGGCCAGTTTCTTGTCTTTTTTTCCTGGTATGTCTTTAAACATTAATTCCCATGTAATAATTAAACATGTAAAAATTCTTCTATATAATTCAAGCTGACAGGTTTACATTAATTTTGCTTTAAAGCAGATGTTTGTTGTGCTATCTCTAGCTGGCTTGTTGATCCCCTTGTGGATTAATCGCGTTAAAAGGATCGAAAATGAAGTGAATTTGATTGTTTACAACATCAATCAAGAATTGTTATCTGGGATTCAGAGAACTAGTACATTATTTTCTCCGATTAATGCATCCGCCATTAATTTAGTACACTTCTTGAGTTCATTCTTGGTTGAAAACGAACTTCGATCTTTCTCCCATATCCAATCTAAGGTCGGCATACATGTatctataaaaatattttcagttgTTGCTATGATTTTGTTTACTGTATGTGTGTGTGCTTGCTTGCGTTTTGTCGAAAAAATAAATGTGATTGTTTTGATAATGTAGGTGGCTCATACATTATTTCTAACTCTATCAACACTACCATACGTTTCTGAAGTAGCATACATTGGATTGGATGGCTTATTCTTTGGCTACTATGTGAAAGGTGGCCGGCCCTTTGCATTGTACTCGAATTCTACGTTTTCTTCGACTCAAAATGCCCCAAAAGAGTTCACTTGGTACACACAGCCAGCAAATGCCACGGGGGAACTATACGGTGAAGCCATTGTGTTTCCTCCATCTGATGTAATTAACACAATCTGGTTTCGAAGTGCATTAAACAATTCAAATGTTTATGCCTCAGTAGAGACTGACTGGGCTGATTCTCAAGATTTGATGCTGCTTGTTAATGCTGGTATGGATCGGACAGGTGCCATCACATTTGGGTATTCGATGAGATCGTTGATTGATTTCTTCACGGCGGGGGTTTGCTTTTACAATGGAAGCTTGATTTTAGCCACAAAAGATGGGATTATGCTCACTGAGGGAATTCCGAACACTCGAATGATCTTGATTGATGATCGAGCCTCGTTTGACCTGTTAGGCCCTGATGGTGATCGAGTAGGTGCAGTTGGAAATATAACATGCCACTCTGATAAAGGGACATTGACAGGCTCTGTATTAAGCATTTTGGGTAGGAAATACGTGATAAGTTGTTCATCAGTTGAAATTGCTGGACTCCAATTGGTATGGGTTTATTCTTTTGATTATATGTATTTATACACGTTTTTTGTAGTTCATAATTTTCCACtcttaaatttgttttttttttcaggttTATGCTTTGGCTATACCACATAGTCGGTTGTCAGCCTTCATTCATAATAACATCATGTCGGCATTTATACTTCTGTTGATATTCATCGGTTGTATGATAATTACCATATGCACTTTTGTGTATTTGATCGTTGTAGCGGCAAGAAGAGAAATGAATCTCTGTGGTGCATTGATAAAACAAATGGAAGCAACTCAACAGGCAGAAAGAAAGAGTATGAACAAAAGTCTAGCTTTTGCTAGTGCGAGCCACGATATTCGTGCTTCCTTAGCAGGCATCACAGGATTGATtgaaatgtcccaaaacatagtCCCTAAACGAGATCCTTCAGGACCAGAGTTGCATACAAATTTACTTCAGATGGAAGCTTGTAGCAAAGATCTTCTAGGCTAGTTTTTCTTGAATTTCGTATATTGTTGCTGTTGATATATGTATCAGTTGCatcattttttgttgttgttgaattatttgtTACTTTCAGGTATCTTAAACGCGATCCTTGATACGACAAAGATAGATGCCGGTAAAATGCAACTCGAGGAGGAGGAATTTGACATAGACCAGTTACTAGAAGATATAGTTGATTTGTTTCATCCTGTTGGTATGAGGAAAGGGGTGGACATAATCTTGGATCCTTATGATGGTTCTATCATGAAATCCTCCCGTGTGAGAGGGGACCGAGTGAAGCTAAAGCAGATTTTATGCAACTTACTGAGTAATGCAGTAAAGTTTACTTCAGAAGGGCATGTGGTGGTTCGAGCTTGGGCAAGAAAATCGAGTCTTGAAACTGACATTCTTGCTTCTAACAAACGCTCGGTGAGATGCTTACCGTGGTTGTTTTTCCATGTTGATAGAGCGTATAGCGAGTCAGAAGTTGTGAAAAATATTCAGCTGGATCCCAATTGCATGGAATTTATATTCGAGGTGAATGACACAGGAAAAGGGATTCCAAAAGAGCAACAAAAATCTGTATTTGAAAACTACGTTCAACTCAAAGAGACATCATTTGGGACGGAAGGCACCGGTTTAGGACTCGGCATTGTTCAATCCCTGGTAGGCTATCTACTGTGATTTCTTTGCATTCGAAATTACTGATCTACCGGCTTAAAGTCCAATTTTCATTTGATTTACTGCTACGGCGTGGCACTAGCTATGTACCTTAACATATATAGATTCTTTAAGCTCTATACATTTTTCGAATGCAGGTTCGTTTAATGGGCGGAGAGATAGAAATTGTGGATAAAGAAGTTGGCGAGAAGGGGACTTGCTTCAGAGTTAACACATTCTTCAGCATATGCAGTACAGGTATTTCAGCCAATGCGAGAGAAGCAGACGTCGAGGCTCATGGTGGTTACGTTTCAAGTGATTCTTTTCGACATTCGGGATCCATCGTCCGGACACAAAGCCCGAAATCCGAAGTATCCCAAGTCATACTCTTGCTCCAGAGTGCTAAAAGAAGTGGAATTTTGCAGAATTACATGGAGAGACAAGGCATAAAGGTGCATACCGTGAAGCAATATCACCAACTTTCTCCAACTCTAAAGAAAATCAAGCGAAAGCTTAGACTCTCACAATACAGCTCTTCCGCTAAATCTGACGTACATTCAAGAAGCGACGGCCACACGTCTTGTGCATCCAGTACAAAATCATTAAAGCAAGTGCCACTCAGTACTTTGGATGGCACCGACAATGCTGTACACTTTCACAGTAAGCCTTGTACGACGGGTAGTTTGTTTAGCTTCGTTGTGATAGTGATTGAAACTAGTGCAGGACCTTTTCGAGAGATCACCAGAGCTATAGCTGAATTCAGAAGGGATTTAAACAATGGTTGTTGCAGTAGGGTCGTTTGGCTCGACAAACCGGGATCAGAAAGCTCAAATTTCCGGGGCATTGGCGAGCATGCTCTGCCTCAATCTGATGTAGTCATGTCCAAGCCTTTCCATGGATCTCGTTTGTACCAAACCATCGGTCTTCTACCTGAACTTCGTGGCATGCCGCTTCCTAGAAAAGGGGAAACAACTCAGAACTTTGAAAATATCGATTCTCTCGGAGTGGCCGGCACATCTGGGAACACTATGAACATTACCAAGAAGGGTGTGAAAGAACTATCTTTCGCAGATGATGTCGGAATTCGAAAGGTCGTGGAAATCGAAGAGCAAGAGATAGGCAAAATTAAACCTCTGAGTGGGAAGAAAATCTTGGTGGCAGACGATGACCCTGTGGGACTTAGGATAGCTACATCAATGGCTTTACAGCTTGGTGCAGTGACTTCTTCATGTAGAAATGGAGAAGAAGCTTTGGAGCTAGTTTGCAAAACTCTCAGGGATGAAACAATTACCGGAACTTCTAAGAATTTAAAACCTTTTGATTGTATACTAATGGATTGCGAGGTAAGTACTAAGTAGAGTTAAAAACTTGTTAATACGTTACTTAAATTTTGCTTAGATTTTGAAGGTTTTTGTTTTTGTCCTTTTAACAGATGCCCGTAATGAATGGGATTGAAGCAACAAGGAGAATACGACAAGAAGAGGGATTTCACGGCGTTCGTATCCCTATTGTTGCATTAACAGCTCACGTCTGGGGAGAAGAGATAGATACGATGATTGAGGCTGGAGTAGATGAGCTTTTAACCAAGCCACTCAACAAGGAAAATTTTATGAAAACTGTATCAAAGTTCATCTTTTGAACCACACACTCAGGAGATGTgcttttcttcatttttggcTTCATGATAGATCATTTAAATGTACATAATTACATACGGTAACTCGAAGTCCATTCGTCACCCATGTACGTACATCTACTGGGATATTGATTTCAAAGAATAATTATATCCTGCTAACATAGTTACATTGAATCTGAAGATCATAATACCAGCATAGCAGCAGTTTCCAAAAGCTCTGTCAGGAATGTACTGTGTCCAGCCATATCGCTCAATAGGAGACAGCTCAAAACTTTCTGCTGAGTGGAGCCATTAATAAAGAAACAGGACATTTCAGAGATACTTCCTTTACTGTTTCAAAAAACTGACACAGCCAAGCAAAACTTGGCATAAGAACGTAGACTCCCCACCATGTTAGGACCCGTACCACCAAGTGTGATACCATTGGTGACAAAAGGTACCATCCTAAAGTATCACCCTTACGAACAGGATGCCCCAAACTTTTAGCATTCAGGCGTCGCACTTCATTGGCAAAAGAAGCAGATAGAATCGGACGACATGTTTTCCCTTCATAGTATTCACTTGCAATAGTAGACCAAAATTGGAGGTAAACGTAGATGATGGAAACTGGAAAGTGCATGCAATTTTCCCATTCTTTAATTTAAAACACcactcgtctcacatataaagattcgtgaaaccgtctcactaTAGACCATCTCAAAGTTAAATATGATGATTGAGGCTGGAGTGGAACTTGATTGCTACCATCCTTTTTAGGTGTCTAAGCATCGTGAAATCATAAGACAGTTATCTGAAACAAGTCAAAGGATTTGGAAttatgaatttaaaatttataatttcaaatctattaatTCAAAAAAGTAGTttaatgaaatatttgatttggatAAATATTTGAATGATGAATTTCAAGTAATTTCAATCTCGGTAAATTCAGTTTttcatttataaatttaatcaaatgatgtgttaaaagattttaaatcaaaacatttgaaatttataaatttgaaatgattaaattgatgaataaatttaaaattaaaacataaaattatatttaactaaaaacaaaaaattaaattattcgttctatttttaaatcaaataaatacaaCAATtctcattatatatttttaaatataccAAATCGTCACGTCGATGTAGACCAGTCTTCTGACTGCCAACAAATATTCGAAACGAAAATTAATCAGTTAACCCACGTCACCGAAGGAACTCTATTACAGCGACCTAATTTACAAATACTTTTTAGTATACCGAGAAGATTACTAAAATAATTTCGgtcattatttaattaaaaataattatatatatatatatatatatatttcaaataacATGAAgagataattttttaattaaatagttGACCGAAATTAAAAGCAAAATACCCAAAAGTATGCCATATTGTGTTTTTACTCTTTTTTTTGGGTTAAAAAAACCATTTTagggaaaaaaaataatttctgaaaaagtaaaaaacaaaaacacttGGAGAAAAGCTACTTTTGTAAAGTCAAAAAAAGACAGATCATTTTACTCCACCCACAATTTCTTGCGTCATGCTTTTTCATTTTCTAATTTTATTACTATTATCATTATTTCGATTAATTCATGTAATTTCTGAGAAACtcgattaattaataattaatcaaCAAAGACCAActaatcttggaatatactgctACCGGCCATGGTAGattctaataaataattaattaacaaaGACCAActaatcttggaatatactccTATTGGCCGTTGTAGGTTCTTTATTTGCTTAGCTGTATTCCTCAATTTCGACGCCCTGTACCACGTTGCCACCGCCTGTTCCACCAACTCAAAGATATGTTAAAttaatgtaatgcaaatatatCGTTATCTTAtatttattgaataattttttttaaaagaatacgtaattcttaattaaaataaaattttaatttttaaactcGTATACATAAGTTATGATTGAACAACTATTTGTGAAACCTTTTTATAAAAGTATTTTTTTAGAGTatgtttttgtgagacggtttcacgaattgaaacgggtcaactctaccgacattcataataaaaagtaataatgttcatggatgacccaaataagatatatatctcacaaaatacgacatgtgagaccgcctcacacaagtttttgtcattttttaaatataaaatattttaaaaactatttcaaaataaatatgcgTTTGGACAATTATTTTATAAGTACATTTTTACAATTTAAAAGTAACATGATTTGTATTTCATCCGTTGTTGTCAATTCTACAAACATAAAAAAATGCTTTTAAGTTTTTCTCTAAAAACTATACTTGAATGGAAAActgtttttcaaaaatattttacaaaaatctTCTACTGTTAAATTACATATAATTTACCagacaatattttattttaaaccaTTTTTTTAGTTGGGAAAAATTTGTGATGATTAGCTTGGAACTCTGGGATTTTGATCCTAGCTTAGATACGGTATAAAACGAGATATTCACAATTAAAAAAACACAAAtcctaaaatattatattaagtttttttattttttttttttgaaaatacgtGATATTTTCTGTGGCCAAATTCCTCTATAAAAGGACCTCCCCCGCTGTTTGGTTGGTCTTCTTTCGGTGAACTTTGGAACCTATCTCCAAGGTATGCTATCCCTTCATTCCTTTTCCATCATCTTGTTTTTTAttctgttattattatttttattcaatttacTGTGTTTTACATGATTTTGTTTTGATTTCTTCGTCAATACGATGGATTGTGAATTTTTTGTTTCGATTCGTTTATTTGTTGGTGTGATTTGTTGATTGACTGCGTAACATGATGTTTTTGCTTTTCATCTGCAGATCGATTGGATTATTCGAATTCAGATCTAGGTTTTGCATACCGTTTACTCGTTGATTTTGAGGGCTGGAGTCTAGATCTCTGTTTCTATGATTTCGCACTTTTTTCTACGTGAGTTTTTATGACTCTCGGCGTCCTGATGCGTCGAATTAGGATTCTCCACTCGTTCTCTGTTGTGTTTCTCTACTGGTTTTATTCTATTTCCTGAATTTTTTCTCCAACCGTTCAATTGATTTAATCGATTTACCCAATAATCAATCATCTATCCAACCCTTCAATCTCATCTAGGATAAGCCTTtgttcaattttaaatttatttaccaTAAATCCCAATCGATTCTGAATCTGTCTTTGAGAAATGGCTTCAAAACAACAGCCTACTAGCTCAGGTTCAGACCCTGAAGAAAGGAAAAGGAAGCGTAAGATATCAAACCGTGAATCTGCCCGTAGGTCTCGTATGAAGAAGCAGCAACACTTGGATGAGCTGCTTGCTCAAGAAAGGCAGACGAAAGAGGAGAACAAGAAACTAACTCAGATGATCGATGACGCCTCACAGCTCTACCTTAACTTTGCTTCAGATAATAATGTGCTCAGGGCTCAGGTTGCAGAGCTGACTGACCGCCTCAGATCGCTCAATTCTGTCATTCACATCGCATCTGAGGTTAGCGGTCTGGCATTCGATGTTCAGGATATACCTGACACGTTTCTGGAGCCTTGGCAGCTTCCTTACCCGGTTCAACCCATCCCAGCTGATATGTTCAAGTACTAAACGATGGTGGAAGCAGTCTCTGAATTCAAGGGCTCCGATGATTCTGTGTTTGTGTTTTGCTTCCTGTAGTTACTAATTTGTGTGTATTTATTGTTATGTCGGGAATAAGTGTGTTGTAGTGGTATCGGTATGAAGTCTTAAGTTTTTAATTTATGTGTGGGGTTTATGTTAAGTTTGCCTTTGGGTTAGTTATGGTCTAATGTTTTGTGCTGAATGCTTCTATTGTAGCAAATGTCATATGGTTCTTGATGGACGTGAATTGGATATTAGTATCTTAATTTGTTCTTGTCATATGTATCATTAGAACCCTGTGGTTTTGAATCAGATCATATATGTCAATATGTGCGATTCATATTTCATTTTTAGGTGATTTCCGCGATGCTTTGATTCTTTTCTGGACGTCGAATCCTAATTTGCACCATTAATTAGCCACATTCTTCTACCAAAAAACTTTACCATCAATACACCTTTGCAATAACCATCCTGGGGGTCCTTCAAATATTGTAGAAGATTAGCCAACTCAGTGGCACATTATCTGGCTCATCATGCCATAGTCTTGGCAACTAGTGTCGAATTCCGGGATTCCATTCTTTTGTTTTTGTCAGCTCTTGTTAAAACTGAtcatgtaatgtcttgttttttttttttttaaataaagtaaTAAATTTCACCATCTGCAAAAAACATTACCAGTATGGGATCAATATAACGCAAGTATTGCATTTTCTCCGACAAAATCGTTCTCAATTTCCAGTTTTTATCTTCTCCATGAGATGCTGAAAAATCTGTTTCACCCAAGCCGtctaaaaataattatacatGAAAAGGTACACAATCATATCCATAATCCTAAATCAGTTATCGTAAGTGCGGCATTCCTCAGTCTCCGGATTGTCCTTGCAGAAATTCTCCAACGGATCGGAGTTCTCCTTACTCCTGTCCCTTGCATGGCTTGCCGCCGCGCTCAGCTCCTCCACCTCGTCCCATGCCGCTGCGCACTCCCCACCAACTGGATCGTCGGAGCAGGTTTCCTTCGCGTTCTTGATGCTCTGTTCCACTTTATCCGACAGCTTATCAGGCACCACCGCCACGGTTTGGATAGACAACATCCTACCATGTCCAAAGCCGGTGTTGCACCTCCTCCATGGTGAGTTTATGAATGAGAACTTTCCAGAATTCTCGGCTTTTGAGGAGCTAGATAACTGAGCAAAGACTTTTGGGGATGTGAAGCTGACTCCAACAATAGCAGCTGCCATCCCAAGATTTTTAAGAGTCGAAGTGCACACAATGGCTGGAATCTTGAAAAGAAAATGTGTTATTTCTCTGAAGCCCAAGAAGATGTACTAGTATGGCGTGTATTTATTTGCGGACGCTAATTTCTTATCCCTTCTCTCTGCCAGTCATGGGCTGTTCAAAAGATATCTGTTGCGTAGAAATACCAGTAGATACCTTCATTCTTGTTTCCATCACCGTTGGATtctatgagcatctcatattttcaCGGGAGTGATGCGAGTCCCCCATGTGCTTTAACGGGTGGTAATGAATCAGAATCGGGTCGGATTTACCCATATCCAAGATCCGACACATCAAGATTTTGAAAAGTTCGTACATGTATCCTGCCACACCCTGTTTAAACATGAATTGGATCCACTTTTTAAGCTTCagttgcttttttttttttttttgtgttctagGTAAATTTGATAGGTCAATCTTCTAGTCTGAAAATCGGATTGATGGAATAAACTATAGCCAATGTAACATACTCAAactctaaaaaaaaaaagggagaaATCTAACATTTTTTATAGGTGTTCGTCATATCTTAATATATCCTACTATATCAGCTATTTTTTTGGCGGGTCAATTAAATCCTACGTTGATCCATAACTAAAATTAGCAAGTTCGACCGAGATAACtatgttaataatattattcCCTGAAATTATAACAATCTTTTTGCTtcaatatatatgaaaatacTTACAATACAGAAGTATATTCCCCCACCCCAAACACCGAACCATTACATTGAGCTGCGCCTTTTGTTTCCCGCAACGCAATCATCTACTCTGCCTTGTCCATCGGAATAACATCGACACACCACCATTTCTCCAGACCATTTATTCTCTCCCCTCCCCCACTCCgcattctctctctctctctctctctctctctctctcaagCATCCCATTCTTCCACCATTCTCATTGATCCGAGCTCGTTCGTCAGGTTCAGCTAGCATCAGACTAGAGCTTTGAGATCCCATATCTTCCCCGTCAACGCCGCAGAGAATGGTCGTTCTTCAAAAGTTGCCGCTTCCGCAGCCACTGATTTTGAAGGTTTCGGATTCATTTTATCATTTTGAGTTTGTCGCTTGTTTCTGCTGAAAAAGTGATTGAGAATTTGCTTGTTTTA is drawn from Primulina eburnea isolate SZY01 chromosome 10, ASM2296580v1, whole genome shotgun sequence and contains these coding sequences:
- the LOC140842324 gene encoding bZIP transcription factor 53-like encodes the protein MASKQQPTSSGSDPEERKRKRKISNRESARRSRMKKQQHLDELLAQERQTKEENKKLTQMIDDASQLYLNFASDNNVLRAQVAELTDRLRSLNSVIHIASEVSGLAFDVQDIPDTFLEPWQLPYPVQPIPADMFKY
- the LOC140803653 gene encoding histidine kinase CKI1-like, yielding MKPTSCIVLRPVSCLFFLMFVVLSLAGLLIPLWINRVKRIENEVNLIVYNINQELLSGIQRTSTLFSPINASAINLVHFLSSFLVENELRSFSHIQSKVAHTLFLTLSTLPYVSEVAYIGLDGLFFGYYVKGGRPFALYSNSTFSSTQNAPKEFTWYTQPANATGELYGEAIVFPPSDVINTIWFRSALNNSNVYASVETDWADSQDLMLLVNAGMDRTGAITFGYSMRSLIDFFTAGVCFYNGSLILATKDGIMLTEGIPNTRMILIDDRASFDLLGPDGDRVGAVGNITCHSDKGTLTGSVLSILGRKYVISCSSVEIAGLQLVYALAIPHSRLSAFIHNNIMSAFILLLIFIGCMIITICTFVYLIVVAARREMNLCGALIKQMEATQQAERKSMNKSLAFASASHDIRASLAGITGLIEMSQNIVPKRDPSGPELHTNLLQMEACSKDLLGILNAILDTTKIDAGKMQLEEEEFDIDQLLEDIVDLFHPVGMRKGVDIILDPYDGSIMKSSRVRGDRVKLKQILCNLLSNAVKFTSEGHVVVRAWARKSSLETDILASNKRSVRCLPWLFFHVDRAYSESEVVKNIQLDPNCMEFIFEVNDTGKGIPKEQQKSVFENYVQLKETSFGTEGTGLGLGIVQSLVRLMGGEIEIVDKEVGEKGTCFRVNTFFSICSTGISANAREADVEAHGGYVSSDSFRHSGSIVRTQSPKSEVSQVILLLQSAKRSGILQNYMERQGIKVHTVKQYHQLSPTLKKIKRKLRLSQYSSSAKSDVHSRSDGHTSCASSTKSLKQVPLSTLDGTDNAVHFHSKPCTTGSLFSFVVIVIETSAGPFREITRAIAEFRRDLNNGCCSRVVWLDKPGSESSNFRGIGEHALPQSDVVMSKPFHGSRLYQTIGLLPELRGMPLPRKGETTQNFENIDSLGVAGTSGNTMNITKKGVKELSFADDVGIRKVVEIEEQEIGKIKPLSGKKILVADDDPVGLRIATSMALQLGAVTSSCRNGEEALELVCKTLRDETITGTSKNLKPFDCILMDCEMPVMNGIEATRRIRQEEGFHGVRIPIVALTAHVWGEEIDTMIEAGVDELLTKPLNKENFMKTVSKFIF
- the LOC140842325 gene encoding calvin cycle protein CP12-1, chloroplastic-like, which gives rise to MAAAIVGVSFTSPKVFAQLSSSSKAENSGKFSFINSPWRRCNTGFGHGRMLSIQTVAVVPDKLSDKVEQSIKNAKETCSDDPVGGECAAAWDEVEELSAAASHARDRSKENSDPLENFCKDNPETEECRTYDN